From a region of the Streptomyces sp. NBC_00193 genome:
- a CDS encoding lactonase family protein, whose product MGDADSGVGGTDRTADGGGHRAWIGSFTSGGGRGVTTAAVDPATGALTPLSATDAVADPSYLAHDPVTGVLYAVSETEQGAVGAFRTAAAGLVPLGAVVPVGGSGPTHLSVAGRRLLTANYTSGSVSSLPLAADGSIGEPAAVIAHQGSGPDAGRQKGPHAHQVLPAPGGRWVLSVDLGTDSVRVCALDPATGTPVLHAETALRAGTGPRHLAFHPSGEVVYVLHELEPQLTVCRWNRESGELQPVDEVPVASTGTPGAAAAYPSAVVTSPDGRFVWAAVRGADTIVTFSLADGAEKPLLTSTVPCGGTWPRDLAADPSGRRLYAANERSGDVTWFDVDRATGEPRRAGSVAVPAATCVVFG is encoded by the coding sequence GTGGGCGACGCGGACAGTGGTGTGGGCGGTACGGACCGTACGGCCGACGGCGGCGGACACCGGGCCTGGATCGGCTCGTTCACCTCGGGGGGCGGCCGCGGTGTCACCACCGCGGCCGTGGATCCGGCCACCGGAGCGCTGACCCCGCTGTCGGCGACGGACGCCGTCGCGGACCCCTCGTACCTGGCCCACGACCCCGTCACCGGCGTGCTGTACGCCGTGAGCGAGACGGAACAGGGCGCCGTGGGCGCCTTCCGGACCGCCGCCGCGGGGCTCGTCCCCCTCGGTGCGGTCGTCCCCGTCGGCGGCTCCGGCCCCACCCACCTCAGCGTGGCCGGGCGCCGGCTGCTGACGGCCAACTACACCTCGGGCAGCGTCAGCAGCCTCCCGCTCGCCGCCGACGGCTCGATCGGGGAGCCCGCCGCCGTGATCGCCCACCAGGGCTCCGGCCCCGACGCCGGCCGGCAGAAGGGCCCGCACGCCCACCAGGTGCTGCCCGCCCCCGGCGGCCGCTGGGTGCTCAGCGTCGACCTCGGCACCGACTCGGTGCGGGTCTGCGCACTCGACCCCGCCACCGGAACCCCCGTGCTCCACGCCGAGACCGCGCTGCGCGCCGGGACCGGCCCCCGGCACCTGGCCTTCCACCCTTCCGGCGAGGTGGTCTACGTCCTGCACGAGCTGGAGCCCCAGCTGACCGTCTGCCGCTGGAACAGGGAGTCGGGTGAGCTCCAACCGGTCGACGAGGTTCCGGTCGCCTCCACGGGCACTCCAGGGGCCGCAGCGGCCTACCCCTCGGCGGTCGTGACCTCGCCGGACGGCCGATTCGTCTGGGCGGCCGTCCGCGGAGCCGACACCATCGTCACCTTCTCCCTCGCCGACGGCGCGGAGAAGCCGCTGCTCACGAGCACCGTGCCGTGCGGGGGCACTTGGCCGCGCGATCTCGCCGCCGACCCCTCGGGACGCCGGCTGTACGCGGCCAACGAGCGCTCCGGCGACGTCACCTGGTTCGACGTGGACCGGGCGACGGGCGAGCCGCGCCGGGCCGGCTCGGTGGCCGTGCCCGCCGCCACCTGCGTGGTCTTCGGCTAG
- a CDS encoding von Willebrand factor type A domain-containing protein codes for MEPHEDRTPGTPGTPRTLRTPSASGASRRTRPARRRTYGRLAAALLAGGLLLTGCGAGGADRTSDGEWKGGDAKPRPSASRPGGESTEGESDGRRPTGPPADYLSTFALDVDTASYGYARRTLADGKLPDPATVRPEEFVNSFRQDYQQPDGDGFSVTVDGARTTEANWSLVRVGLATRVGNGGADGAEARPPAALTFVVDVSGSMAEPGRLDLVRTSMGLMTDELREDDSVAVVTFSGKAETRLPMTRVEGHRDRIHEVIAALRTADSTNVEAGVTRGYEVAVESLRPGATNRVVLLSDALANTGATSADTILNRIGQARTKHGITLLGVGVGSEYNDAFMEQLADRGDGHTTYVSDKEGARKVFCQDLPAQVQLRARDAKAQVAFDPQTVERFRLIGYDDRRVADGDFRNNNVDGGEVGSGHSVTALYAVRLRPGASGHLATATVRWLDPRTRAPHEESGKIEAAALSGDVWASASTRFQVTAVAAYFASALRERDGGWERVPGAVPLGSLAGHADRLAGSTEDPAVRQLAQAVRQARGLTG; via the coding sequence ATGGAGCCCCATGAGGACCGCACGCCCGGCACGCCCGGCACACCCCGCACGCTCCGCACGCCCAGCGCCTCCGGCGCATCCCGCAGGACCCGTCCGGCCCGGCGCAGAACGTACGGGAGACTGGCCGCCGCGCTCCTCGCCGGCGGCCTCCTGCTGACCGGCTGCGGAGCCGGCGGCGCGGACCGCACCTCCGACGGGGAGTGGAAGGGCGGCGACGCCAAGCCCCGGCCGTCCGCCAGCCGCCCCGGCGGGGAAAGCACGGAAGGGGAGAGCGACGGGCGGCGCCCCACCGGACCGCCCGCCGACTACCTCTCCACCTTCGCGCTCGACGTGGACACCGCCAGCTACGGATACGCCCGCCGCACCCTCGCGGACGGCAAGCTCCCCGATCCCGCCACCGTGCGGCCCGAGGAGTTCGTCAACAGCTTCCGGCAGGACTACCAGCAGCCCGACGGCGACGGCTTCTCCGTCACCGTGGACGGAGCCCGCACCACCGAGGCGAACTGGTCCCTGGTCCGCGTCGGCCTCGCCACCCGGGTCGGCAACGGCGGGGCGGACGGCGCCGAGGCACGCCCGCCCGCGGCGCTCACCTTCGTCGTGGACGTCTCCGGTTCCATGGCCGAGCCCGGCCGCCTCGACCTCGTCCGCACCTCCATGGGCCTGATGACCGACGAGCTCCGCGAAGACGACTCGGTCGCCGTCGTCACCTTCAGCGGCAAGGCCGAGACCCGGCTGCCGATGACCCGTGTCGAAGGCCACCGCGACCGGATCCACGAGGTGATCGCCGCACTGCGCACCGCCGACTCGACCAACGTGGAGGCGGGAGTCACCCGCGGGTACGAGGTCGCGGTCGAATCGCTGCGGCCCGGGGCCACCAACCGGGTCGTCCTGCTCTCCGACGCCCTGGCCAACACCGGCGCCACCTCCGCCGACACCATCCTGAACCGCATCGGCCAGGCCCGGACCAAGCACGGGATCACGCTGCTCGGCGTGGGTGTGGGCAGCGAGTACAACGACGCCTTCATGGAACAGCTCGCCGACCGGGGCGACGGGCACACCACCTACGTCTCCGACAAGGAGGGCGCCCGCAAGGTGTTCTGCCAGGACCTCCCGGCGCAGGTGCAGTTGCGGGCCCGCGACGCGAAGGCGCAGGTGGCCTTCGATCCGCAGACCGTCGAACGCTTCCGGCTGATCGGCTACGACGACCGCCGCGTCGCCGACGGAGACTTCAGGAACAACAACGTGGACGGGGGAGAGGTCGGCTCCGGCCACTCCGTGACCGCCCTGTACGCGGTACGGCTGCGCCCCGGTGCCAGTGGACACCTGGCGACGGCGACGGTGCGCTGGCTGGACCCGCGCACCCGCGCACCGCACGAGGAATCCGGCAAGATCGAGGCGGCGGCGCTGTCCGGCGACGTGTGGGCCTCGGCGTCCACGCGCTTCCAGGTCACCGCGGTGGCCGCCTACTTCGCCTCCGCCCTGCGCGAGCGCGACGGCGGCTGGGAGCGGGTGCCGGGCGCCGTCCCGCTGGGGAGCCTGGCCGGGCACGCCGACCGGCTGGCCGGGAGCACCGAGGACCCGGCCGTGCGCCAGCTGGCGCAGGCGGTACGCCAGGCCCGCGGACTCACCGGCTGA
- a CDS encoding APC family permease, translating into MPPQPPEPVPAGTDTVAEPGLKANAIGFLDALVIGLNSTSPAYSLAAVIGPIVALAGIYAPGVMLASFVPMLLIAAAFYYLNKVDQDCGTTFSWVTRAMGPWAGWLGGWAIAMTGVLVIGSLADVAVHFGLLAAGLDSWAANEALRQSLTVVVILAMTAVCVIGTEMSARLQDVLILAQVFFLLVFAVVALYRVYAGTSSLDGTRPALEWLNPFGAGGAALTGGLLLGVFIYWGWESAVNLTEEVENSATAPGKAGIWSTVVLLVTYLSVGFAVVGYAGTKFLAENAGEEEAVFAVLAHEVMGGWDWMVLLAVCTSALASTQTTIIPASRTALSMARRHALPPKLSRIHPRFRTPDVSTWWVAGIAIAWYLAVNQISENALLDSLTALSLLISFYYALTGLACAVYYRRHLLESVHNFLLIGLGPVLGAGLLAWLLVQSVDDMSNPENSASGVSWFGLGPPLVIGIGIAVVGVLVMCFWRIRDGRFWQERRGVADPALVHAPKKPRSPAAPKS; encoded by the coding sequence ATGCCCCCGCAGCCCCCGGAACCGGTTCCGGCCGGTACCGACACCGTCGCGGAACCGGGGCTCAAGGCCAACGCGATCGGCTTCCTCGACGCGCTCGTCATCGGCCTGAACTCGACCTCGCCCGCCTACTCCCTGGCCGCGGTCATCGGGCCGATCGTCGCGCTCGCCGGCATCTACGCACCCGGCGTCATGCTGGCCTCCTTCGTCCCGATGCTGCTGATCGCCGCCGCCTTCTACTACCTCAACAAGGTCGACCAGGACTGCGGGACCACCTTCTCGTGGGTGACGCGCGCCATGGGCCCCTGGGCGGGCTGGCTCGGCGGCTGGGCCATCGCGATGACCGGCGTCCTCGTCATCGGCTCGCTGGCCGACGTGGCCGTCCACTTCGGCCTGCTCGCCGCCGGACTCGACAGCTGGGCCGCGAACGAGGCACTGCGCCAGAGCCTGACCGTCGTCGTGATCCTGGCCATGACCGCGGTCTGCGTCATCGGCACCGAGATGTCGGCCCGGCTCCAGGACGTCCTGATCCTCGCGCAGGTCTTCTTCCTGCTGGTCTTCGCCGTGGTCGCCCTCTACCGCGTCTACGCCGGCACCAGCAGCCTCGACGGCACCAGACCCGCACTCGAGTGGCTCAACCCCTTCGGCGCCGGCGGCGCCGCCCTGACCGGCGGACTGCTGCTCGGCGTGTTCATCTACTGGGGCTGGGAATCGGCCGTCAACCTCACCGAGGAGGTCGAGAACTCGGCCACCGCACCCGGCAAGGCCGGCATCTGGTCCACCGTCGTCCTGCTGGTGACGTACCTGTCCGTCGGCTTCGCCGTCGTCGGCTACGCCGGGACGAAGTTCCTCGCCGAGAACGCGGGCGAGGAGGAGGCCGTCTTCGCGGTCCTCGCGCACGAGGTCATGGGCGGCTGGGACTGGATGGTCCTGCTCGCCGTCTGCACCTCCGCCCTCGCCTCCACCCAGACCACGATCATCCCCGCCTCCCGCACCGCCCTGTCCATGGCCCGCCGGCACGCGCTGCCGCCGAAGCTCTCGCGCATCCACCCCCGGTTCCGGACCCCGGACGTGAGCACCTGGTGGGTGGCGGGCATCGCCATCGCCTGGTACCTCGCCGTCAACCAGATCAGCGAGAACGCCCTCCTGGACTCGCTGACCGCGCTCTCCCTGCTGATCTCCTTCTACTACGCGCTCACCGGCCTGGCCTGCGCCGTCTACTACCGCCGCCACCTGCTGGAGAGCGTGCACAACTTCCTGCTGATCGGCCTCGGCCCGGTCCTCGGCGCCGGCCTGCTGGCCTGGCTGCTCGTGCAGTCGGTCGACGACATGTCCAACCCGGAGAACTCCGCGAGCGGCGTCTCCTGGTTCGGGCTCGGCCCGCCGCTGGTCATCGGGATCGGCATCGCCGTCGTCGGCGTCCTGGTCATGTGCTTCTGGCGGATCAGGGACGGCCGCTTCTGGCAGGAGCGGCGCGGCGTCGCAGATCCGGCCCTCGTCCACGCGCCCAAGAAGCCCCGGAGCCCGGCAGCCCCGAAATCCTGA
- a CDS encoding FUSC family protein has translation MFVAPDPGRARLRNASRAVIGVALAVAVAELCGLSLVASITGGLAALLALFTVTDSTVRAQRVTTALLPAAGFPVLALATTLHGVPLARDAVFVAVVFAGVYARRWGARGHALGIFAFMNFFITQFLHARPGQLPELYAAVALALLSAGAVRFVLWPIERRVPPAAVPPAPPGTGLARPTTRQAFQATAACAVALGIGQALSEDRWYWAVGTTWWIFVNTTSRGETLVRGFRRVVGTVFGIGAGLLIAIPLNGAPAPTAALVALCVFGIFYTAAVSYSWMMLAVTVMAGLLYGLLGVLDPGLLVLRLEQTAVGAVCAGLAVILVLPVTTHATNDMWIQRALRCVRTCTAEAAARLAGSPVADPAPHAAELELFLGRVRLSLAPLVHPLSPYRGRKARARRVLALLDECAVEVRGLVSVAADPDASHDARLAAACWRVEAAVEALLTPEAERAAEAELRPAGAAVNPGRPASGPALAHLHGLERLLAQLDGPLRSASRSPLVGA, from the coding sequence ATGTTCGTGGCTCCGGATCCGGGGCGCGCAAGACTCAGGAACGCGTCCCGCGCCGTCATCGGCGTCGCTCTCGCCGTGGCCGTGGCCGAGCTCTGCGGGCTCTCGCTCGTCGCGTCGATCACCGGGGGACTGGCCGCCCTGCTCGCCCTCTTCACGGTGACCGACTCGACCGTGCGCGCCCAGCGGGTGACCACCGCCCTGCTGCCCGCCGCCGGATTCCCCGTGCTGGCCCTGGCCACCACCCTGCACGGCGTCCCCCTGGCCCGCGACGCGGTGTTCGTCGCCGTGGTGTTCGCCGGGGTCTACGCCCGCAGGTGGGGGGCGCGCGGCCACGCCCTCGGGATCTTCGCGTTCATGAACTTCTTCATCACGCAGTTCCTGCACGCCCGGCCCGGGCAGCTGCCCGAGCTCTACGCGGCCGTCGCGCTGGCCCTCCTGTCGGCCGGCGCCGTGCGCTTCGTGCTGTGGCCGATCGAGCGCCGCGTGCCGCCCGCCGCCGTACCGCCCGCGCCGCCCGGGACCGGGCTGGCCCGGCCGACCACCCGCCAGGCCTTCCAGGCCACCGCCGCCTGCGCGGTCGCGCTGGGCATCGGCCAGGCCCTGTCGGAGGACCGCTGGTACTGGGCCGTCGGCACCACCTGGTGGATCTTCGTCAACACCACCTCGCGCGGCGAGACCCTGGTCCGCGGCTTCCGCCGGGTCGTGGGCACGGTGTTCGGGATCGGGGCGGGCCTGCTCATCGCCATCCCGCTGAACGGGGCGCCCGCGCCCACGGCGGCCCTGGTGGCGCTCTGCGTCTTCGGGATCTTCTACACCGCCGCCGTGTCCTACAGCTGGATGATGCTGGCCGTCACGGTGATGGCCGGCCTGCTCTACGGCCTGCTGGGCGTCCTCGACCCGGGTCTGCTCGTGCTGCGCCTGGAGCAGACGGCCGTCGGCGCGGTGTGCGCCGGGCTGGCGGTGATCCTGGTGCTCCCGGTGACCACCCACGCGACCAACGACATGTGGATCCAGCGCGCCCTGCGCTGCGTGCGCACCTGCACGGCCGAGGCCGCGGCCCGGCTCGCCGGCTCCCCGGTGGCCGACCCCGCGCCGCACGCCGCTGAGCTGGAACTGTTCCTGGGCCGGGTACGGCTCTCCCTGGCTCCGCTCGTCCACCCGCTGAGCCCCTACCGCGGCCGCAAGGCCCGGGCCCGCCGGGTGCTGGCGCTGCTCGACGAGTGCGCCGTGGAGGTCCGCGGGCTGGTCTCGGTGGCGGCGGACCCGGACGCGAGCCACGACGCGCGGCTCGCGGCGGCGTGCTGGCGCGTGGAGGCCGCGGTGGAAGCCCTGCTCACGCCGGAAGCGGAACGCGCGGCGGAGGCGGAGCTGCGGCCGGCCGGAGCGGCCGTGAACCCCGGGCGGCCCGCTTCGGGGCCCGCGCTGGCGCACCTGCACGGTCTGGAGCGGCTCCTCGCCCAGCTCGACGGACCCCTGCGCAGTGCGTCACGCTCCCCGCTGGTGGGCGCCTGA
- a CDS encoding LuxR C-terminal-related transcriptional regulator — translation MNTNTAHPDMDGCTSVCGDCAAAYRTALREGGLSGTVPSCLIAFGLLRKLEGSPEHLPVPPSVAAITLARPIKRAILDQRAALDALIASLSPLDAVYRHERQRHKAHVQPLIGREVIDTAVQGALETCTEELLSAHPEGGRPSGALTDALPRDLALAGRGVRQRTIYGHTVRAHGPTLAHIERVTQEGAEVRTVGERFERLIVCDRSAAFIAVLAASGKEAYALEIREPGLIQYLTKTFEAVWERAVPVEFDTTGQRPPRLTDEIQHAILELMVKGHTDEAISKRLGLSTRTIGAHIKRASTRFGSRSRAELGFSLAKAGVLDTGRYAPGSPGSGAHQRGA, via the coding sequence ATGAACACCAACACCGCACATCCCGACATGGACGGCTGCACGTCGGTCTGCGGCGACTGCGCGGCCGCCTACCGAACGGCATTACGCGAGGGCGGCTTATCGGGGACCGTTCCGAGCTGCCTGATCGCCTTCGGGCTGCTGCGGAAACTGGAGGGCTCCCCCGAACACCTCCCGGTACCGCCCTCGGTCGCCGCGATCACCCTCGCGCGGCCGATCAAACGGGCCATCCTGGACCAGCGGGCCGCCCTCGACGCCCTGATCGCCTCCCTCTCCCCGCTGGACGCCGTCTACCGGCACGAACGCCAGCGCCACAAGGCCCACGTACAGCCGCTGATCGGCCGCGAGGTCATCGACACCGCCGTCCAGGGAGCCCTGGAGACCTGCACCGAGGAACTGCTCAGTGCGCACCCCGAGGGCGGCCGGCCCTCCGGAGCGCTGACCGACGCGCTGCCCCGCGATCTCGCCCTGGCCGGCCGGGGGGTTCGCCAGCGCACGATCTACGGCCACACCGTCCGCGCGCACGGCCCGACGCTCGCCCACATCGAACGGGTCACCCAAGAGGGCGCCGAAGTGCGGACGGTGGGCGAGAGGTTCGAGCGGCTGATCGTGTGCGACCGGTCGGCCGCCTTCATCGCGGTCCTCGCCGCGAGCGGAAAGGAGGCGTACGCCCTGGAAATCCGCGAACCCGGCCTGATCCAGTACCTCACGAAAACCTTCGAGGCCGTGTGGGAACGGGCCGTCCCCGTCGAGTTCGACACCACGGGACAACGCCCTCCCCGGCTCACCGACGAAATCCAGCACGCGATTCTCGAACTCATGGTGAAGGGGCATACGGACGAGGCCATTTCCAAACGGCTCGGCCTGAGCACCCGCACCATCGGCGCGCACATCAAACGCGCCTCGACCCGCTTCGGCAGCCGCAGCAGGGCCGAACTCGGCTTCAGCCTCGCGAAGGCCGGAGTCCTCGACACCGGCCGGTACGCACCCGGCAGCCCGGGGTCAGGCGCCCACCAGCGGGGAGCGTGA
- a CDS encoding uracil-DNA glycosylase, translating to MAARPLNEIVEPGWARALEPVAAQIAAMGDFLRAEIAAGRTYVPAGANVLRAFQQPFDEVKVLIVGQDPYPTPGHAIGLSFSVAPEVSPWPPSLDNIFRELHADLGTGKPRNGDLTPWTRQGVLLLNRSLTTAPRKPNAHRGKGWEAVTEQAIRALAARGKPLVSVLWGREARNLRPLLGDLPAVESVHPSPMSADNGFFGSRPFSRTNDLLVRQGAQPVDWRLPAAG from the coding sequence GTGGCAGCACGACCGTTGAACGAGATCGTCGAGCCGGGCTGGGCCCGGGCTCTGGAGCCGGTGGCGGCGCAGATCGCCGCGATGGGCGACTTCCTGCGCGCGGAGATCGCGGCGGGCAGAACCTACGTCCCCGCGGGCGCGAACGTGCTGCGCGCGTTCCAGCAGCCCTTCGACGAGGTGAAGGTGCTGATCGTCGGGCAGGATCCGTACCCGACGCCGGGGCACGCGATCGGCCTCTCCTTCTCGGTGGCCCCCGAGGTCAGTCCGTGGCCCCCGAGCCTGGACAACATCTTCCGCGAACTGCACGCCGATCTCGGCACGGGCAAGCCCCGGAACGGGGATCTGACCCCGTGGACCCGGCAGGGCGTCCTGCTGCTGAACCGGTCGCTCACCACCGCCCCGCGCAAGCCCAACGCCCATCGCGGCAAGGGCTGGGAGGCGGTGACCGAGCAGGCCATCCGCGCGCTCGCGGCCCGCGGCAAACCCCTGGTGTCGGTGTTGTGGGGGCGCGAGGCGCGCAACCTCCGGCCGCTGCTGGGCGATCTGCCGGCCGTGGAGTCGGTGCACCCGTCCCCGATGTCCGCGGACAACGGGTTCTTCGGCTCCAGGCCGTTCAGCAGGACCAACGACCTGCTGGTCCGCCAGGGCGCGCAGCCCGTGGACTGGCGGCTTCCCGCCGCGGGATGA
- a CDS encoding nitric oxide synthase oxygenase, with translation MEILQECSSTAQVWEAAEEFIRLFHRESPDAGDPRERLAAVRAELAETGTYRHTPEELEHGARVAWRNSNRCIGRLYWNSLRVRDRRGLTDADGIAEECFEHLREATNGGRVRPTITVFAPDTPDRPGPVIWSEQLVRYAGYGDHPSITVGDARNAELTSALLALGWSRGPGTPFDLLPLVVQGVDDKPRWFDVPQDAVLEVPIEHPDGAAGGDGWSDWGLRWHAVPAISNMCLEIGGIHYPAAPFNGWYMGTEIGARNLADTDRYNLLPAVARRMGLDTASDRSLWKDRALVELNRAVLHSFDRAKVTIADHHTESRRFLTHLEKEERKGRDVGADWSWIVPPISGSATPVFHRTYEDRPSSTAYVHHPGAQERAQGRDLV, from the coding sequence ATGGAAATACTTCAAGAGTGCTCCAGCACCGCTCAGGTGTGGGAAGCGGCCGAGGAGTTCATCCGACTGTTCCACAGGGAGAGTCCGGACGCGGGTGATCCGCGCGAGCGGCTCGCCGCCGTACGGGCCGAGCTCGCCGAGACGGGCACGTACCGGCACACTCCCGAGGAGCTGGAGCACGGCGCCCGCGTGGCGTGGCGCAACAGCAACCGCTGCATAGGCAGGCTGTACTGGAACTCGCTGCGCGTCCGCGACCGCCGCGGGCTCACCGATGCCGACGGGATCGCCGAGGAGTGCTTCGAGCACCTGCGCGAGGCGACCAACGGCGGCCGGGTCCGGCCCACCATCACGGTCTTCGCCCCCGACACCCCGGACCGTCCCGGCCCGGTCATCTGGAGCGAACAGCTCGTCCGGTACGCCGGCTACGGCGACCACCCCTCGATAACCGTCGGCGACGCCCGCAACGCCGAGCTCACGAGCGCCCTGCTGGCCCTCGGCTGGTCCCGCGGCCCCGGCACCCCCTTCGACCTCCTCCCGCTGGTCGTGCAGGGGGTCGACGACAAACCCCGCTGGTTCGACGTCCCGCAGGACGCCGTGCTGGAGGTGCCCATCGAGCACCCCGACGGAGCGGCGGGCGGTGACGGCTGGTCGGACTGGGGCCTGCGCTGGCACGCCGTACCCGCGATCTCCAACATGTGCCTGGAGATCGGCGGCATCCACTACCCGGCGGCGCCCTTCAACGGCTGGTACATGGGCACCGAGATCGGCGCCCGCAACCTTGCCGACACCGACCGCTACAACCTGCTGCCCGCGGTCGCCCGCCGCATGGGCCTCGACACCGCCAGCGACCGTTCCCTCTGGAAGGACCGCGCCCTCGTCGAGCTCAACCGGGCGGTGCTGCACTCCTTCGACCGGGCCAAGGTCACCATCGCCGACCACCACACGGAGTCCCGGCGCTTCCTGACCCACCTGGAGAAGGAGGAGCGCAAGGGCCGTGACGTGGGCGCGGACTGGTCCTGGATCGTGCCGCCCATCTCCGGGTCCGCGACCCCGGTCTTCCACCGCACCTACGAGGACCGGCCGAGCTCGACCGCCTACGTCCACCACCCCGGAGCACAAGAACGTGCCCAAGGGCGGGATTTGGTCTAG
- a CDS encoding universal stress protein: MSVVLGYDESPGAERALRVALEVATAFGEPLVLVYGAAAPGLTGEEYRAHQEAVREAGRSALARAVEAADEAGVPSTVEVADAKPAQALLDAAERHDARVIIVGSWGDSPIRGALLGSTPHKLLHLSPVPVLCVPTEHAPGD; the protein is encoded by the coding sequence ATGTCCGTCGTCCTCGGGTACGACGAGTCGCCCGGCGCCGAGCGCGCCCTGCGCGTGGCCCTGGAGGTGGCCACCGCCTTCGGCGAGCCGCTCGTCCTCGTCTACGGAGCCGCCGCCCCGGGCCTCACCGGTGAGGAGTACCGCGCGCACCAGGAGGCCGTCCGGGAGGCCGGCCGCAGCGCGCTCGCCCGGGCGGTGGAGGCCGCCGACGAGGCGGGCGTACCGTCCACGGTCGAGGTGGCCGACGCGAAACCGGCCCAGGCGCTGCTCGACGCCGCCGAACGGCACGACGCCCGGGTGATCATCGTGGGGAGCTGGGGGGACAGCCCGATCCGCGGCGCCCTGCTCGGATCCACCCCGCACAAGCTCCTGCACCTCTCCCCGGTCCCGGTCCTGTGCGTCCCGACCGAGCACGCTCCCGGGGACTGA
- a CDS encoding sirohydrochlorin chelatase yields MSSPTGPANGLPVRMPRPRQTGRHRRPEPAVAPEGAPALVLAVPGAPSAASRGIAEEIISIGRSELPGLDARVGFLDGDDSTEFPSLSGVLTAVARDRAARAEAARAAGQEVPAPTGPDAVAVPLLAGPDGDLLRRMRQALMDSSAAAELADPLGPHPLLAEGLHVRLSEAGLARADRARLFSVTTAADGIVLATTGGEEAVQAAGITGMLLAARLAVPVMAAALDEEGSVAAIADQLRREGSTQLALAPYLVGPEAAEGLLDTACKEAGCSAADVLGAYPALGKLAVAQYSAALGITLGAAAH; encoded by the coding sequence ATGAGCTCCCCCACTGGGCCCGCAAATGGCCTGCCCGTACGAATGCCGCGACCCCGCCAGACCGGACGGCACCGCCGGCCCGAGCCCGCGGTGGCGCCAGAGGGCGCGCCCGCGCTGGTGCTCGCCGTGCCCGGTGCCCCCTCCGCCGCCTCGCGGGGGATCGCGGAAGAGATCATCAGCATCGGCCGCTCCGAGCTGCCCGGCCTGGACGCCCGGGTCGGTTTCCTCGACGGTGACGACTCCACCGAGTTCCCGTCCCTGTCCGGCGTGCTGACCGCCGTCGCCCGCGACCGCGCCGCGCGCGCGGAGGCCGCCCGCGCCGCCGGGCAGGAGGTGCCCGCGCCGACCGGCCCGGACGCCGTGGCCGTTCCCCTGCTGGCCGGCCCCGACGGGGATCTGCTGCGCCGCATGCGCCAGGCCCTGATGGACTCCTCGGCCGCCGCCGAACTCGCCGACCCGCTCGGCCCGCACCCCCTGCTCGCCGAGGGGCTGCACGTGCGGCTGTCCGAGGCCGGGCTCGCCCGCGCCGACCGGGCCAGGCTCTTCAGCGTGACCACGGCCGCCGACGGCATCGTCCTGGCCACCACCGGCGGCGAGGAGGCCGTGCAGGCCGCGGGCATCACCGGCATGCTGCTGGCCGCCCGCCTCGCGGTGCCGGTGATGGCAGCCGCGCTGGACGAGGAGGGTTCGGTGGCCGCGATCGCCGACCAGCTCCGCCGCGAGGGTTCGACCCAGCTCGCGCTGGCCCCGTACCTGGTCGGCCCGGAGGCCGCCGAGGGGCTCCTCGACACCGCCTGCAAGGAGGCCGGCTGCAGCGCCGCCGACGTGCTCGGCGCGTACCCCGCGCTCGGCAAGCTGGCCGTCGCGCAGTACTCCGCCGCCCTCGGGATCACCCTGGGCGCCGCCGCCCACTGA